A region of Lacinutrix sp. Hel_I_90 DNA encodes the following proteins:
- a CDS encoding GNAT family N-acetyltransferase: MLYKNTYRLKKLEDLDFPALRELLWKVFYKRSSILELKNKYDASHVALKCVSTIAYKNEIPVAFYGAVLQRFKKNEQEIIVAQACDSATLEGHQGKGLHFQLAKLSYEVMRKQNVSLVYAFLNENSFYSNQKLGWHSHLNMERFHIKTRAIPIAKLINKLEWNGSYSFFFNKKISHDAIQKLKKENNNKFRQVLDDKFIIYKNSLKNHYCIELENCVFWVKIEAIMHVGLSHAPSKVALQKAIKKLKQKAFLLGITEILFQVDPKSLIASQLQNLVVAKESWLIGYFNFDPEIDLKHFIFTYGDLDTF, encoded by the coding sequence ATGCTTTACAAAAACACATATCGTTTAAAGAAACTTGAAGACCTTGATTTTCCTGCATTACGAGAATTACTGTGGAAAGTATTTTATAAAAGGAGTTCAATTTTAGAGTTGAAAAACAAATATGATGCTTCCCATGTTGCATTGAAATGTGTTAGCACAATAGCATACAAAAATGAAATTCCAGTAGCATTCTATGGTGCAGTTTTACAAAGATTTAAAAAAAACGAACAAGAAATCATCGTCGCACAGGCTTGTGATTCTGCAACGTTAGAGGGTCATCAAGGAAAAGGGTTACATTTTCAGTTGGCAAAACTTTCTTATGAAGTAATGCGAAAGCAAAACGTATCACTCGTGTATGCATTTTTGAATGAAAATTCGTTTTATAGCAATCAAAAACTAGGCTGGCATTCACATTTAAATATGGAACGATTTCATATAAAAACACGTGCAATTCCGATCGCAAAACTGATAAATAAACTTGAATGGAATGGTTCATATTCGTTCTTTTTCAATAAAAAAATATCCCACGACGCTATTCAAAAGCTAAAAAAAGAAAACAATAATAAATTTAGACAAGTACTCGACGATAAATTTATTATCTACAAAAATAGCTTAAAAAACCATTACTGTATTGAGCTGGAAAATTGTGTGTTCTGGGTGAAAATTGAAGCAATAATGCACGTCGGACTTTCACATGCGCCATCTAAAGTTGCATTACAAAAAGCGATTAAAAAACTAAAGCAAAAAGCATTTTTACTAGGCATTACCGAAATTCTATTTCAAGTTGATCCAAAATCGCTGATAGCCTCACAACTACAAAACCTTGTCGTAGCAAAAGAATCATGGTTGATTGGCTATTTCAATTTTGATCCAGAAATTGATTTAAAACACTTTATATTTACCTACGGAGATTTAGATACCTTTTAA
- a CDS encoding FkbM family methyltransferase encodes MHIQLKNHSFQIDPGQNKHFWKHINSTDWEPHSFVIFDYFINEKSVVLDVGSWSGVLTLYAAKTAKEVHALDPDPVCFSELETNVALNLDISGKIKTHQTAISDKKETLYLSAREAYGQSSSSILNRKRDKEHSFELETISLFDFLEKEHIQQVNFIKMDVEGAEFKILPTFGKALKKINYPTLYVSFHYSFLNENFYYRHVPFGFLNKVFIRLEHTFGFTLFKNRMRKEIANLYNDLKAYMYIYKTNGTEISFKELKHKPELIKNTDLVFTNTKWNPKKE; translated from the coding sequence ATGCATATTCAGCTCAAAAACCACAGTTTCCAAATTGATCCAGGACAAAATAAGCACTTTTGGAAACATATAAATTCTACAGATTGGGAACCGCATTCATTTGTTATTTTTGATTATTTCATAAATGAAAAATCAGTAGTTCTAGACGTTGGTTCTTGGAGTGGTGTATTAACGCTCTATGCTGCAAAAACGGCCAAAGAGGTACATGCCCTAGACCCAGATCCTGTATGTTTTAGCGAATTGGAAACAAATGTTGCCTTGAATCTAGATATTTCTGGAAAAATTAAAACGCATCAAACAGCTATTTCAGATAAAAAAGAGACGCTGTACTTGTCGGCCAGAGAAGCCTATGGGCAATCGTCTAGTAGTATTTTAAATCGAAAACGAGACAAAGAACATTCGTTTGAACTCGAAACGATTTCATTGTTTGATTTTTTAGAAAAAGAGCACATTCAACAGGTCAATTTTATCAAAATGGATGTGGAAGGTGCCGAGTTTAAAATTTTACCAACCTTTGGCAAAGCTTTAAAGAAAATAAACTATCCAACGTTGTATGTGTCTTTTCATTATAGCTTTTTAAATGAAAATTTTTATTACAGACATGTCCCTTTTGGTTTTTTAAACAAAGTATTTATCCGACTAGAACATACCTTTGGCTTTACATTGTTTAAGAATCGAATGCGAAAGGAGATCGCAAATTTGTATAACGATTTAAAAGCATATATGTACATTTATAAAACGAACGGAACTGAGATTTCATTTAAAGAATTAAAGCACAAGCCGGAATTGATAAAGAATACAGATTTGGTGTTTACCAATACAAAGTGGAACCCTAAAAAAGAATAG